From a single Pleurodeles waltl isolate 20211129_DDA chromosome 10, aPleWal1.hap1.20221129, whole genome shotgun sequence genomic region:
- the LOC138261145 gene encoding somatostatin receptor type 5-like, producing the protein MDYFSNEDLAEELSDSNDSFTLNATFTDEIDYGVNYIAIPTVYFLLSAFGLSTNTLAFYITLRYTKLSKTNNIYIFNLIIADILVMFGLVFTASQQIKLYWPFGSFLCKIVMTIDFINPLVSIFFIMVMSISHCVSVYCPKKSPVCQRLAVAKRLSALTWLIASLFVLLVIIFADVDTLTGQCTIIWPEPGSLWDTTYTLCIFAMGFCIPISVNGVTYLLLLVKAKKVASSTDPNSCQGASGSKLMLGLWIVFILCWLPLNLLSVIDVIGGLPAELVKAYDMVVILAYAKSCINPIIYKFLSDDYKQGYKTVLGC; encoded by the coding sequence ATGGATTACTTTTCCAATGAAGACCTTGCAGAGGAGCTATCTGATTCAAACGACTCCTTCACTCTCAATGCAACATTCACTGACGAAATAGACTACGGAGTAAATTACATTGCAATCCCAACAGTCTACTTCTTACTCTCTGCCTTTGGACTGAGTACCAATACTCTAGCATTCTACATTACTTTGAGATACACCAAATTAAGCAAAACTAACAACATTTACATATTCAATTTAATAATAGCAGATATCCTCGTGATGTTCGGACTTGTGTTCACAGCCTCGCAGCAAATCAAGCTCTACTGGCCCTTTGGCTCCTTTTTGTGCAAGATAGTTATGACAATTGACTTTATCAATCCCCTAGTCAGCATCTTTTTCATTATGGTGATGAGCATTAGTCATTGTGTATCTGTCTATTGCCCAAAGAAGTCGCCAGTGTGTCAGAGACTTGCTGTGGCCAAACGTCTCTCTGCATTGACTTGGCTCATTGCCTCCCTCTTTGTCCTCCTTGTgattatttttgcagatgttgatacTTTAACCGGACAATGCACCATTATCTGGCCTGAACCTGGCTCCCTCTGGGATACCACCTACACACTGTGCATATTTGCAATGGGATTTTGCATACCTATAAGCGTGAATGGGGTTACTTATCTGCTGCTATTAGTTAAAGCAAAAAAAGTGGCCTCCTCAACTGATCCAAACAGTTGCCAAGGAGCTTCAGGGTCCAAGCTCATGCTCGGGTTATGGATTGTGTTCATATTGTGCTGGCTCCCATTAAACCTCTTGAGTGTTATAGATGTAATTGGGGGTCTTCCCGCTGAGCTGGTTAAAGCGTATGATATGGTAGTCATCTTGGCTTATGCTAAAAGCTGCATCAACCCCATAATTTATAAATTCCTGTCTGATGACTATAAACAAGGTTACAAGACTGTTTTAGGTTGCTGA